From the genome of Aquipuribacter hungaricus, one region includes:
- the rho gene encoding transcription termination factor Rho, translating into QPERDRLPERDRQPDRQPERDRQPERQPERDRQRPARDRQPELPDDLDLGPDRDGLTDRAQGDRYGSDYEDDERGGRRRRGRNRQRDKAGRPLGSREPRGMDEPEVREDDVLVPVAGIVEILESYAFVRTSGYLPGPADVYVSLAQVKKYGLRKGDAVVGQVKQERPGGDERRGRYNAIVQVDSINGQSVDEARTRDEFSKLTPLYPQERLRLETDPGVLSTRIIDLVSPIGKGQRGLIVSPPKAGKTLVLQAIANAISTNNPECHLMVVLVDERPEEVTDMQRTVKGEVIASTFDRPAEDHTTVAELAIERAKRLVELGHDVVVLLDSITRLGRAYNLAAPASGRILSGGVDSSALYPPKRFFGAARNIENGGSLTILATALVETGSKMDEVIFEEFKGTGNMELRLSRHLADKRIYPAVDVNPSGTRREEALLAPDELRIMWQLRRVLTALDPQQAVELLMDRLKKTRSNTEFLLTVGKTTPGGNSHDV; encoded by the coding sequence CCAGCCCGAGCTGCCGGACGACCTGGACCTCGGCCCCGACCGTGACGGCCTGACCGACCGGGCCCAGGGCGACCGGTACGGCAGCGACTACGAGGACGACGAGCGCGGCGGCCGCCGTCGCCGCGGCCGCAACCGCCAGCGCGACAAGGCCGGCCGCCCGCTGGGCAGCCGCGAGCCCCGCGGCATGGACGAGCCCGAGGTCCGCGAGGACGACGTGCTCGTGCCCGTGGCCGGCATCGTCGAGATCCTCGAGTCCTACGCCTTCGTGCGGACCTCGGGCTACCTGCCCGGTCCGGCCGACGTGTACGTCTCGCTCGCCCAGGTCAAGAAGTACGGCCTGCGCAAGGGCGACGCGGTCGTCGGCCAGGTCAAGCAGGAGCGCCCCGGCGGCGACGAGCGGCGCGGCCGCTACAACGCCATCGTCCAGGTGGACTCCATCAACGGGCAGTCCGTCGACGAGGCGCGCACCCGCGACGAGTTCAGCAAGCTCACCCCGCTGTACCCGCAGGAGCGGCTGCGCCTGGAGACCGACCCGGGCGTGCTGAGCACCCGGATCATCGACCTGGTGTCGCCGATCGGGAAGGGCCAGCGCGGCCTCATCGTCTCCCCGCCCAAGGCCGGCAAGACCCTCGTGCTGCAGGCGATCGCCAACGCGATCAGCACGAACAACCCGGAGTGCCACCTCATGGTCGTCCTCGTGGACGAGCGTCCCGAGGAGGTCACCGACATGCAGCGCACGGTCAAGGGCGAGGTCATCGCCTCGACCTTCGACCGGCCGGCCGAGGACCACACGACGGTCGCCGAGCTCGCCATCGAGCGCGCCAAGCGCCTCGTCGAGCTCGGTCACGACGTGGTCGTCCTGCTGGACTCCATCACCCGGCTCGGCCGCGCCTACAACCTCGCCGCCCCGGCGAGCGGGCGCATCCTGTCCGGCGGCGTCGACTCCTCGGCGCTGTACCCGCCCAAGCGCTTCTTCGGGGCCGCCCGCAACATCGAGAACGGCGGCTCGCTGACCATCCTCGCCACGGCGCTGGTGGAGACCGGGTCCAAGATGGACGAGGTCATCTTCGAGGAGTTCAAGGGCACCGGGAACATGGAGCTGCGGCTGTCGCGCCACCTGGCCGACAAGCGGATCTACCCGGCCGTGGACGTCAACCCCTCCGGCACGCGCCGCGAGGAGGCCCTGCTGGCCCCCGACGAGCTGCGCATCATGTGGCAGCTTCGCCGGGTGCTCACCGCCCTGGACCCCCAGCAGGCGGTCGAGCTGCTCATGGACCGGCTCAAGAAGACCCGCAGCAACACGGAGTTCCTGCTCACGGTGGGCAAGACCACCCCCGGCGGGAACAGCCACGACGTCTAG
- the rpmE gene encoding 50S ribosomal protein L31 — translation MKPDIHPEYVETTVTCTCGSTFTTRSTATSGAISADVCSQCHPFYTGKQKLLDTGGRVARFQKRYGTKTEAAK, via the coding sequence ATGAAGCCCGACATCCACCCCGAGTACGTCGAGACCACCGTGACGTGCACGTGCGGCAGCACCTTCACCACGCGGAGCACCGCCACCTCCGGCGCCATCAGCGCCGACGTCTGCAGCCAGTGCCACCCGTTCTACACGGGCAAGCAGAAGCTGCTCGACACCGGTGGCCGCGTCGCCCGCTTCCAGAAGCGCTATGGCACCAAGACCGAGGCCGCCAAGTAG
- the prfA gene encoding peptide chain release factor 1 → MFDGVRPLLDEHSEVEAALADPGVHADPALARRLARRYAVLGKVVAAHEAWQQAQDDLLTARELAPQDAGLREELPGLEQTAAETADALRLLLVPRDPDDDRDAIVEVRAGEGGTESALFAGELVRMYERWAERHGWKTQVIDATLGDLGGVKSATLSLSAPEGGYGVMRHEAGVHRVQRVPVTESAGRVHTSAVGVLVHPEAEEVDVDLDPADVRVDVYRSSGPGGQSVNTTDSAVRVTHVPTGTVAMCQNEKSQLQNREQAMRILRARLLARARAEADADASAARAAQVRTVDRSERVRTYNFGENRVVDHRSGYKAYNLDTVLDGDLDAVAESLARMRTDASLAEQAEHAG, encoded by the coding sequence GTGTTCGACGGGGTGAGACCGCTGCTCGACGAGCACTCCGAGGTCGAGGCTGCCCTGGCCGACCCCGGCGTCCACGCCGACCCCGCGCTGGCGCGCCGCCTCGCCCGCCGCTACGCCGTCCTCGGCAAGGTCGTCGCCGCGCACGAGGCGTGGCAGCAGGCGCAGGACGACCTGCTCACCGCGCGGGAGCTCGCCCCCCAGGACGCCGGCCTCCGCGAGGAGCTGCCCGGCCTGGAGCAGACCGCCGCGGAGACGGCCGACGCGCTGCGGCTGCTGCTCGTGCCCCGCGACCCCGACGACGACCGCGACGCCATCGTCGAGGTCCGCGCGGGCGAGGGCGGCACGGAGTCGGCCCTGTTCGCCGGCGAGCTCGTGCGGATGTACGAGCGGTGGGCGGAGCGGCACGGCTGGAAGACCCAGGTCATCGACGCCACGCTCGGGGACCTGGGCGGGGTCAAGAGCGCGACCCTGTCGCTGTCCGCGCCCGAGGGCGGCTACGGCGTGATGCGCCACGAGGCCGGCGTCCACCGGGTCCAGCGTGTGCCGGTCACGGAGTCCGCGGGGCGCGTCCACACCTCCGCGGTCGGAGTGCTCGTGCACCCGGAGGCCGAGGAGGTCGACGTCGACCTCGACCCCGCCGACGTGCGCGTGGACGTCTACCGCTCCTCCGGCCCCGGCGGGCAGAGCGTCAACACCACCGACTCCGCGGTCCGGGTGACGCACGTCCCCACCGGCACGGTCGCCATGTGCCAGAACGAGAAGTCGCAGCTGCAGAACCGCGAGCAGGCGATGCGGATCCTTCGGGCCCGGCTGCTGGCCCGCGCCCGGGCCGAGGCCGACGCGGACGCCTCCGCCGCCCGGGCCGCGCAGGTGCGCACCGTCGACCGCTCCGAGCGGGTACGGACGTACAACTTCGGCGAGAACCGGGTCGTCGACCACCGCAGCGGCTACAAGGCATACAACCTGGACACGGTGCTCGACGGCGACCTCGACGCGGTCGCCGAGAGCCTGGCCCGCATGCGCACCGATGCCTCGCTGGCCGAGCAGGCGGAGCACGCCGGGTGA